TTATATTTTTATCATCTTTAGAAAAATAGATACTAATTTTTGGATTAGGAGTTTGTTTAAAAGCATATTTAACACTATTTAAGATTAACTCATTCATTACAAGTCCTATTGGGATTAGGCTATTTTTGTTTAATAAAATTTTTTGAATATTCAATTCGTATTGGATACCTAAAGAAGAGTAACTATTTTTGATCTCAGATATGATTTTTTCAATATACTTTTTTAACTCAATTTTATTTGGATTTTCTGTTTCTAAGAAGTTTTCATATAAAATAGATATTGATTTGATTCTTTTTATATTTTCATCTAAAATATCTTTATCTTTTTCATTCTCTAATTTGTCCTTATCCATATATAATAAGGCACTTATTATTTGCAAATTGTTTTTAATTCTATGTGATAACTCTTTTAATAATACTGTTTTATTTTTTACTTGTATATCTAACTCTTTTGTTCTCTCTTCAACTTTTTTCTCTAAGTTTTTATTTAGTAGAGTTACTTCTTTTTTAGTATTTTCTAAAATAAGGTTCAATGAAGTATATCTATATGCTAAAGCTATAGAAAAAAGAATAGAGTCTATACTTACTCCAATATCCACTCCTTTGTACAAGTACCAATTATAATCAATCATAGAAGCTGCAATTGAAGCTGTTAAAAAGGCACCAGTACAACCAAAGAGAGTTGCTAAAGTAAAGAATACTGCTTTTTTATTTCCCTTTAAATAAGAGTAAACTCCTAAAAATAACATATAGATACTAAATAATGGAGTAATACAAGAGGCATAAAAGACACTATATTTATATCCTAAAATAGAAGTAAGAATACATATTATAATATGTCCAATCAAAATATAGTTTGTATAAGTATTTATTTTAGGAAAATTATCTTTTAACTCTAAAAATGATTTAGCAAAAAGTAAACTAAAAATCAAATAGAAAAGTATAGGAATAGATTGCATCCAATTTTGAATATTTGGGTAGTCATAGAATATATATTTAAAAGTATGACCATGATAACTTAGACTCATCACAAGATATGATAATAAATATAAAGAGTAATAAAAATATGGCTTATATCTTACAATAATAAATATCAAAATATTAAAAATAAAAATAGCAGAAACGATGCTATATGTACTTATTTCTATCAAATCCATATTCATTATTTTTTTATAAAAGTTCTTTTCACTTAAAATTGAAAAAGGTACTATAAAAGGATCTCTTGTTTTTATTTGTAAATATACAGTTGATTTACCTTTAGAGAAGTTATGAGCTTGATTTAGAAGATTAATCTTCATTGATCTCTCTTTAAAAGGTAATAAGGTACCCAATTTATAAGTTGTCAATCTATTTTGGTTATCATATATATAAATATTAATAGAATCTATCCAAGGTGTATCAAATACAAAATATCTTTTTAATTTATTATTTGTTTTATTAAGTACATCAAATTTAAACCAATAAGTAGAGTCAGTAAAAAACCTAAGAAAAACTTCTTTTTCTTGTTTTGTAAAGCTTTTATTATTTAGCTCTTTTATTTTATTTATAGTATAAGATGAGTCTTTATCTTCAAAATAACTCATCTTTTTACCTTCATAAGTTAAATTTTTATTTGATAAATCAATTTCTGTTGCAAAAACAGAAGAAAAGCTAATAAGTAAAATAATTAAATAATATATTCTCAAAATAAACCTTTCTCGTATTTTATGTGTAATATAAGTATTATACTATTTTACTTTATGGAAAATATTATAAAAAGAGATTAAAATTGAATATTATTATTTTAGAAGATGAAGCAATTATGATGATGTTTTTAAAAACTACATTTAATAGTTATTTAGTTTTTATGGATATTTTACTAAAGGGAGCATTAGATGGCACTCAAATAGCCAAAATATTAATAAAAAAACATTTTCTAACGCCATTCTAATTTGCATGGTTTATAATTTATGTATAGAAATATATATGAGTATTATTTTACTTTATGGAAAAATATTATAAAAAGAGATTAAGTTGAATATTATAATTTTAGAAGATGAAGCAATTATGATGATGTTTTTAAAAGACTCCTTAGAGAAAAAAGGACATACTGTAAAAGCTACATTTAATAGTTATTTAGGTTTTTTTGAATTTATTGAAAAAGAAAATATTGATTTAGTTTTTATGGATATTTTACTAAAGGGAGCATTAGATGGTACACAAATAGCCAAAAGACTAAGAGAAATAAACAAAACCATAAAAATTGTATTTATTACTTCATATAAAGATAGCCAAATTTTACAAATGGCAAAACTTTCAAAACCCAATGGATATCTTATTAAGCCCGTATCAAAAGAGGATTTGGAAGCTATTTTGATGGTTTGTGAAACAAATACTGAAATAGAAGAAAATAATGATTATATAACAATAGCCACTTATAAATATCATATTATAAATAAAACAGTAGAAGAGAATAATGAGTTAATAAAACTTACAAAAAATGAATTAAAATGTTTTGAGTTATTACTTCAAAATAAAAACACCTATATCTCTCCTGAAATCTTAATAAATCACTTATGGAATGTGGAGGCATCTATAAAATTTAATTCCTTAAGAGAACTTGTATATAGAATAAGAAAAAACTACCAAACTTATATATAGACAATAGTATAAATATAGGCTATATCCTAAAAGATTAATAAAAAACCATTTTCTAACGCCATTCTAATTTCTATGTTATATAAGTATATTTTAAGGGGATAGTTTTTTTAAACCCCACTTTAAAGAGGTTTATTTAATGAATTTCTTTTGTATCTCTTCTGTACTAAGTTCTAGATTCTCTTCATTTAAAAAGCCATAATAATAAGTATCATTTTTATCACTTATTTCGATTATTAGAATATTTTCATCAGAGTGATTTTTTACAAATTTTTCTATTGCTTCTATTGCTGAGTCTTTCCAATATCTTTCTATCTCATCATTATTCCCTGCATCAAAAAATAAGCAATCTTCACACATTGAAAATAAATAGTTTCCTGCCCCTTCGTATATTTCAAAAGAGTTATTATCATTATCAAGTTTTTCATTTGTAAAAGGGCAATATAAACTAAATTTTTTGTTTTCATTTGATTTTAATACTATTTTATTCATAGAATATCCTTTGTATTTGATTTTTTGAATTATACTATTTGATTCTTTTATTAATATCAAATGGAATTGTTTATTAATTATACAGAGCATAATAACAGAAAATAAAAGAAATTTTAAAATTTGCTGTATAGTCCTTATTATGGGTATTAGCTATACAAATAATTTTCTTAACAGAGCGCCGTCTTATTGTAGCTTAACCTTGTTTTTGTTAGTTTGTTAGGGTAGGTGACAATTATTTTTAAAAGGAGCTAGTTATTAGTTTAGAAAAAAAGAAAAAACTCACGATAAAAAATGTATATAAGGTTTTTGGAGAGAAACCGAAAAAAGCTCTAGAAATGCTCAAAAATGGTCTTTCAAAAGAAGAGATTTTTGAAAAAACAAATATGACTATTGGTGTTCAAAATGCAAGTTTTGAAATCAATGAAGGTGAAATATTTGTAATCATGGGACTATCAGGTTCTGGAAAATCAACACTAGTAAGATTGTTAAATAGACTAATAGAGCCAACTTCTGGGCAAATAATTATCGATGAAACTGATATTACAAATTTAAATGACAAAGAGTTGATTGATATTAGAAGAAGAAAAATATCAATGGTATTTCAATCTTTTGCACTAATGCCACATATGAACATTATAGATAATGCGTCATTTGGGCTAGAACTAAGTGGAATTAGTAAAGAAGATAGATATAAAAAAGCACAAGCTGCACTAGATCAAGTTGGATTATCACATCATGCTTTATCTTACCCAGATGAATTAAGTGGTGGTATGCAACAAAGAGTAGGATTGGCAAGAGCTTTAGCAAATGATCCAGATATTATGCTTATGGATGAAGCTTTTTCAGCCCTTGATCCTCTTATAAGAACTGAAATGCAAGATGAACTTTTGACCTTACAAAGTGAACATCAAAGAACTATTGTATTTATTTCTCATGATTTAGATGAAGCTATTAGAATTGGTGATAGAATTGCAATTATGCAAAATGGTGAAATATCTCAGGTGGGAACTCCAGAAGAGATTATCAATAACCCTGCAAACGATTATGTAAAATCATTTTTTAAAGGCGTTGATGTGACAACAGTTTTAACTGCATCACATATTGCTAAAAAAAGTTATCCTACAATTATAAAAAAAGATGGTTTTGGAATTAATTCGGCAATTCAATATATTAATGATTATGATTTCGATTTTGCATATTATCTTACAAAAGATAATAAGTATTTAGGAGTCCTTACCCTTGAAGCTTTAAAAGAACAGAAAAAAATAAATGGAAATCTTGAAGACTCTTTACTAAAACAAGAGGTTGTAAATGAAAATGATTCTATTGCTGATTTTATAAATATTATCGCAGAATCATTTTTCCCTATTGCAGTTGTAGCTGATAATAGAAAATATAAAGGGGTCATTTCAAAACGAACCCTATTAAAAACAATTGATGAAGGAGCGATAAATGGCTAGTGATCCATGGGGAAATGCTTCAACGGCACAAGCAGATAAAGCATCAAGTGTTGATTGGTCACATGTTGCACCAAATACAACTGCAACACCATCTTTTGACATAAAGAATCCTTTTGATCATAGTATTATTCCTTTTGATTCTTGGGTAAATGGTGGAATTAATTGGATAGTAGAAAACTTTAGGGATTTCTTTATATCTGCAAAAGCACCCGTTGATGTGATTTTAAGATTTATTGAAACTTTTTTACAATCCCTTTCACCTTATGTGGTAATTGGATTTTTTGTTTTACTTGCTTTACAAGTATCTAGTAAGAAGATGGCTTTTGGAACCTTTGTTTCACTTGCATTTATTGGATTTATTGGTGCTTGGGATGCTAGTATGACTACTTTAGCATTGGTTATTACTTCTGTGCTCTTTTCCGTTTTAATTGGTTTACCACTTGGAATTTGGAGTGCAAAAAGTGATATGGTAGAAAAAATATTAAGACCTATTTTAGATGGTATGCAGACAACACCTGCCTTTGTATATTTAATACCTATTGTTATGTTATTTGGAATAGGAAATGTTCCAGGTGTAATAGTAACTATTATTTTTGCCTTACCTCCATTAATAAGACTTACAAATTTAGGTATTAGACAAGTACCTGCTGACTTGATTGAAGCATCTAGATCATTTGGGGCAAGTTCATCTCAAATGCTTTTTAAAGTACAACTTCCAGTTGCTATGCCTACAATTATGGCAGGGATAAATCAAACATTAATGCTTTCATTATCTATGGTTGTAATCGCTTCTATGATTGCAGTTGGAGGATTAGGTCAAATGGTTCTAAGAGGTATTGGAAGACTTGATATTGGTCTTGCAGCTGTTGGTGGTATAGGAATTGTTATACTAGCAGTAATACTAGATAGAATAACTCAAGAAATGGGTAAAAAAGATAAAAAGAAAAAAAATAAATGGTATGAACAAGGACCAGTTGGTTTAGTTTATAATTTAATAAAAAAGGAGAAAAAAATATGAAAAAAATATTGATTGCTTTGATTGCTATTTTTTTAACATCAAATTTATTTGGTGCTAAGGTTACATTTTTAAGAACAAGTATCGCAGAAGAAGGTTTTCAAATGTATATCGCTGCTGATATAGTGAAAAGATTGGGTTATGATGTTGAAATAACAAATGATGTTAGTTATGAAGTTGCTTATCAAACAATAGCACAAAATGCAAAAAGCAAAGATGCTTACATTATGGCAGCAGCATGGATTCCTCTTCATAATTCAAAAATTAAAGGTGCTGGGGGAAGTAAAAAGATTGATATTATAGGTTCATATATTAAAAATTGTGCACAAGGTTATTTAATAGATAAAAAAACAGCAGAAAAATATAATATTAAATATATCAATGATTTAAAAGATCCAAAAATCGCTAAATTATTTGATTCAAATGGTGATGGGAAAGCTGACTTAGCAGGTTGTGATGCTGGTTGGGGTTGTGAAAAAGTAATTGAGTATCAATTAGACGCTTTTGGATTAAGAGATACAGTTGAACATAATCAAGGACAATATTCATCAATTATCACTGACACAATTGCAAGATATAAAAGTGGAAAACCAATTTTATATTATACTTGGACTCCATATTGGGTAAGTGGGAAATTAGTTCCTGGTAAAGATACTGTATTTTTACAAGTAACTCATTCAGCTCATCCTGTAACAAAATCTACAAAACTTCCAAATGGTGCTGATTATGGATTTAATGTAAATACTCAAGATTTTGCAGTAAATGCCTCTTTACCTAAAAACTATAAAGATATTGCAAAGTTATTAGAAGTAATGAGATTAGATGTAAATGATGTAAGTGGTGAAAATATGCTTATGGAACAAGGTCAAAATAAAGAAGCAGATATAAAAAGACATGCTCAAATGTGGCTTAAAAGTAATGCAGATAAAGTAAATAAATGGATTGCTGAAGCAAAAGAAGCTAAATAATAAATGATTAATTAATTCCTACAAATATAATTTGTAGGAATTATATTTGTAATTAAGTTGTTATTTGGTTCGCTTGTAATACACTGAAAAATATATGAAAATATAGATACCGCGGAATAGAGCAGTCCGGTAGCTCGTCGGGCTCATAACCCGAAGGTCGTAGGTTCAAATCCTGCTTCCGCAACCAATTTTAAATGATTTTAATCAACAAATAATTCTACTATCGTATTTCTTAAAGGTCTTTTTAACTATAATAACATTTCAGAAAAATTATATTATTGATACAGGATATTACATTGGAAAATGAAATTAATAAAGATATAGCTACTACTTTTCTAAAAGGACTTAGTGTTATTGAAGCATTTGATCATGAAAATCCTAGTATGACACTAACTGATGTTGCAAAAAAAGTTAATATTACTCGTTCAAGTGCAAGAAGATTTTTATTATCCCTTGAATCTTTAGGTTATGCAACTCAAAATGATAAACTTTTTTCTCTTACTCCTAAAATTATAAATTTAGGATATAGCTATTTTGCTTCATTATCATGGACAGACTTAGCATATAAGTATGTAAAAATGGTTGTGAAAGAGTGCAAGCTATCTTGTGCAGTTTCTATTTTAGATGGTCCTCATATTACTTGTATTATGAGAGTAAATTCTTCTAAAATCTTAAAAGGTGGTATTCACGTAGGTGGTAAGTTACCTGCTCCATATACAGCAACTGGAAGATTGTTTATGGCGGAGATGAATGATAAAGAGTTACGTGAGTATTTATCAAAAACTCCTTTAAAAAAATATACTTCTAAAACAATTTATGATCCTAATGAACTTTTTGAAAAAATTAAATCAGAAAGAAATCAACCATATCAAGTAATAGAAGAAGAGTTGGAAGATGGTCTTTTAGCTATTGCTGCTCCAATTTATGACTCTCATCACAAAATTCTTGGCTGTATGACTATTGGTACTTATATGAGTGAAGAAAATGCTAAATACTTAAAAGAGTATGTATTACCTATGTTAATTGATGCAGCAAATAATGCTACGGAAGCAATAGTACTTTTAAAACACTAAAATTTAATTCCTTAATCCTTTTAATACATTTTATTCTACTTTCTTTTGTAAATATTTTAATATATTTATAAAATCTATTTTTCTTGTTTTTTTAGATAAATTTATAAAGCACTATATTTAGGCTATTTTAGAGATTAAAATTTGTTTTTCTATTAAAAATGTTCATTTATCGAACTTTTACAAATTAAGCGAACTTTTATTTTGCCAATGATATAGTTTCTTATCACAACAAAGGAGTGAAAATGAAAAAGTTTGATTATATATCAAAAGTAATAATGAGTGCAGTTGCTTTCTTAACCTTAACTGCAACTGTTGCTCTGGCAAAGTATCCAGATAGACCTATTACAATGATTGTTGCTTATAGTGCTGGGGGCGGTACTGATATAGCAGCAAGAACACTTGCACCATATATTGAAAAATATATTGGAACATCAATCACTGTAATAAATAAAGCAGGAGCTGGTGGGCAAATTGGTTTTACAGAACTTGCTCATTCAAAACCAGATGGTTATACAATTGGATTTATTAATACACCAAATTTATTAACAATTCCAATTCAAAGAAAAACAAGATATTCTTTAAAAGATTTAACACCAATTGCTAATGTTATATATGATCCAGGTGCTTTCTCTATGCTTGCAACTAGTAAGATTAAGACTTTAAAAGATCTTATTACATATGCTAAAAAGAATCCAGGTGCAGTTACTTATGGAACTACTGGAATAGGTTCAGATGACCATTTAGCAGCTTTACAATTTGAAAGAGAAAATGGAATTGTAATGACTCATATTCCTTTTAAAGGTAATAATAAAGTAAGAGCTGCATTATTAGGTGGGCATATTATGATGGCAAGTATGAATATAAGCCAATCAATTGATGATTTTAAAGATGGAAAAATAACGATTTTTGGACAAATGTCAGAAAAAAAATGGCCAGGAGCACCACAAATTCCTACTTTTAAAGAACAAGGCTTTAACATAATTATGGGTTCAGATAGAGGTATTGGTGCACCAGCAGGAGTAGATCCAAAAATTATTTCTATTATTTCTGATGCTGTTGCTAAAGCAGTAGCTGATCCAGAATTTCAAGAAAAAGCAAAAAAACAAAGTCTTCCATTAACATATATGAATGCAAAAGAATTTAAAGACCATTTAGAAAAATTACAAAAAAACTTACAGCAAATTTGGGATGTAACTCCTTGGGCTAAAAAATAGTTTTTAATAAAAGAAGATAATAACTATCTTCTTTTATTATTTTAAATTTGGGTGGGGGAATAAAATGATAAAGAAAATTTATTTAGAAATTATTTTATCAATAAGTTTGATAATAATATGTTTAGCTGGACTAATTTTTGAAGTAAGTACTTATAGTGGAACATCATCAATTATGCCATATGGTGTATTAACTATAGCGTGTGTACTTTCGTTCTTTTGGCTAATACAATCAATTTTAGGATTAAAAAAACCACAATTATTAGTTGAAAATGTATTTCAAGATAGCATTGAGGGTAAAAGATTTTTTATATTTTTTTGTATTACTTTGATATATGTAATTGGTATTACTTTAATTGGATTTTTTACAGCAACTATTATTGCTATACCAATTATATCTATAAGTATGGAATATAGAAGTTTATTAGGAATTGCTACTACAACTATCTTATTTACAGCAATTATATTTATTGTATTTAGTCTATTTTTAAAAGTTCCTCTTCCTCTTGAGATTTGGAATAAATTATTGGGGGCTTCATAATGGATATTTTAAATCATATTATGGCCGCTATTCCATTAGTATTTACAGTAGAAGTTTTTATTGCAATGATTGTAGGTACTACTATTGGGATTGCCGTAGGAGCATTGCCAGGGCTTTCTGCAACAATGGGGATTGCAGTACTTATTCCTATTACATTTACAATGCATCCTTTGACAGCATTGGGTATGATTGCAGGTATTTATAATGGTGCCATGTATGGTGGTTCTATTCCTGCAATTTTGTTAAGGATTCCAGGAACTCCAGCAGGTGTTGCAACTGTATTTGATGGTTACCCAATGGCTCAACAAGGAAGAGCGCCTTTGGCTTTAAATATCTCATTGGCTTCTTCTGCAATAGGTAGTGGATTTAGTGCAATTGCCCTATTACTTTTAGCTCCACCATTAGCCTCAATTGCTATAAATTTTGGTCCAGCTGATTACTTTTGGTTGGCATTATTTGGACTGACTACTATTTCTGTATTGATGAGTAATAATCCTGTTAAAGGTTTATTAAGTGCTTGTTTTGGATTAGTTGTGGGTATGGTAGGAATTGATTTTACAACTGGAGATCAAAGGTTTGTATTTGATACAACCGAATTATTAGGGGGTGTTAATATAATTATTATACTAACAGGTCTTTATGCTATCCCTCCAGCTATAGAATTAGCAATAAAATCTAGTTCAGCAGATGCAACTGGTGGACTAAAAATGGAACAAAAGAAAGAGCGTTTTCGTTGGCTTTCCTTAACAATGGTATGGTTAAAGTCTTCTGCGATTGGTATTGTAATAGGTATAATTCCAGCCTTGGGTGGAAATGTAGCTGCTTTATTAGCTTGGAATGAACAAAGACGATCAGATAAAGACAAATCAAAATATATGAATGGGGCACCAGAAGGTGTTGCAGCAGCTGAATGTGCCAATAATGCAGATACAGCAGCTACACTAATTCCTGCAATTACACTTGGAATTCCAGGAAATGCTGTTGCAGCAGTTATTCTTGGAGCTTTATTAGTTCATGGCTTGCGTCCTGGTCCTGATTTATTTACAGAAAATGGTGATATTGTATATGGGTTTATGCTTACTATGTTTATAACAGCTATTTTAATGTTTATTATAGGAAGAATTGGAGCGAAGGCTTATATTCATGTATTAAAAGTACCTTCAGCTTTATTGGCGCCAATGATATTATCATTGACTTTAATTGGAGTGTATGCAGTACATAATAGTATGTTTGAAGTGGGATTAATGTTGTGCTTTGGGTTAATTGGATTTATAATGGAAAAATTATCAATTCCAACTGCACCTGCTGTACTTGCAGTAATTCTTGGACCAATGGCTGAAGAGTCATTAAGAAGAGCGATGTTAATATCAAGAGATTCAGTTGGGTATTTATTTCAAAGTTATATTTCATGGATTATTATTACAATGATTGCCATTACCCTTATTACCCCAATATTTAAATATTTTAGAAATAGATCTAAAAAAACTATAAAAGAGTAATAAATGAATAATGATAAGTTAAAAAAACTAGAAAATATAGCAACAACCCTAATTAGTGATACTCGTTCGAGGATGACAGGAATTGTTGGCTTAAAAAGAATAGATAGTGGTTTTAGAACAGTAGGGCGTGCTTTTACTATAAAAACACGACCTTCTGATAATCTTGCTATTTATGAAGCTCTTACAAAGGTAAAGCCAGGTGATTTTCTAATCGTAGAATCTGGGAATAATTGTACAAATGCACTTGTAGGAGAATTAATAACTCTGCAATTAGAAAAATTAGGTGGAGTGGGAATTATCGTTGATGGAGCAATTAGAGACTATGACAAACTACATGCTTCTACAACTTTGGCATGTTATGCTAGAGGAATATCACACAAAGGACCATTTAAAACTGGACCTGGGTTTTTAAATGTTCCAATAAGTATTTGTGGACAAATTGTAAATCCTGGAGATATTGTTGTAGCTGATGATGATGGAATTGTTACTTTTCCCGAAGAAGAGTTAGATGCAGTTTTATTAGCAGTTCAAGAGAGAATAGAAATCGAAGAAAAAGTTATGGATGAAATAAATATGACACCACATTCTATGACATGGATTCAAGATATTTTAAATGTAGCAAAAAGCACTAGTAAATAAAAGTTTAGATTTTAGGAGAAATAGTTATGAATGATAA
This portion of the Arcobacter nitrofigilis DSM 7299 genome encodes:
- a CDS encoding 7TM diverse intracellular signaling domain-containing protein — translated: MRIYYLIILLISFSSVFATEIDLSNKNLTYEGKKMSYFEDKDSSYTINKIKELNNKSFTKQEKEVFLRFFTDSTYWFKFDVLNKTNNKLKRYFVFDTPWIDSINIYIYDNQNRLTTYKLGTLLPFKERSMKINLLNQAHNFSKGKSTVYLQIKTRDPFIVPFSILSEKNFYKKIMNMDLIEISTYSIVSAIFIFNILIFIIVRYKPYFYYSLYLLSYLVMSLSYHGHTFKYIFYDYPNIQNWMQSIPILFYLIFSLLFAKSFLELKDNFPKINTYTNYILIGHIIICILTSILGYKYSVFYASCITPLFSIYMLFLGVYSYLKGNKKAVFFTLATLFGCTGAFLTASIAASMIDYNWYLYKGVDIGVSIDSILFSIALAYRYTSLNLILENTKKEVTLLNKNLEKKVEERTKELDIQVKNKTVLLKELSHRIKNNLQIISALLYMDKDKLENEKDKDILDENIKRIKSISILYENFLETENPNKIELKKYIEKIISEIKNSYSSLGIQYELNIQKILLNKNSLIPIGLVMNELILNSVKYAFKQTPNPKISIYFSKDDKNINFMYKDNGIGANIDEVESGFGFSLMKTLISFQLKGKLNCKNNNGLEYNITLPKDSFIDEKVL
- a CDS encoding response regulator; translation: MNIIILEDEAIMMMFLKTTFNSYLVFMDILLKGALDGTQIAKILIKKHFLTPF
- a CDS encoding response regulator, which gives rise to MNIIILEDEAIMMMFLKDSLEKKGHTVKATFNSYLGFFEFIEKENIDLVFMDILLKGALDGTQIAKRLREINKTIKIVFITSYKDSQILQMAKLSKPNGYLIKPVSKEDLEAILMVCETNTEIEENNDYITIATYKYHIINKTVEENNELIKLTKNELKCFELLLQNKNTYISPEILINHLWNVEASIKFNSLRELVYRIRKNYQTYI
- the proV gene encoding glycine betaine/L-proline ABC transporter ATP-binding protein ProV, giving the protein MLKNGLSKEEIFEKTNMTIGVQNASFEINEGEIFVIMGLSGSGKSTLVRLLNRLIEPTSGQIIIDETDITNLNDKELIDIRRRKISMVFQSFALMPHMNIIDNASFGLELSGISKEDRYKKAQAALDQVGLSHHALSYPDELSGGMQQRVGLARALANDPDIMLMDEAFSALDPLIRTEMQDELLTLQSEHQRTIVFISHDLDEAIRIGDRIAIMQNGEISQVGTPEEIINNPANDYVKSFFKGVDVTTVLTASHIAKKSYPTIIKKDGFGINSAIQYINDYDFDFAYYLTKDNKYLGVLTLEALKEQKKINGNLEDSLLKQEVVNENDSIADFINIIAESFFPIAVVADNRKYKGVISKRTLLKTIDEGAING
- the proW gene encoding glycine betaine/L-proline ABC transporter permease ProW → MASDPWGNASTAQADKASSVDWSHVAPNTTATPSFDIKNPFDHSIIPFDSWVNGGINWIVENFRDFFISAKAPVDVILRFIETFLQSLSPYVVIGFFVLLALQVSSKKMAFGTFVSLAFIGFIGAWDASMTTLALVITSVLFSVLIGLPLGIWSAKSDMVEKILRPILDGMQTTPAFVYLIPIVMLFGIGNVPGVIVTIIFALPPLIRLTNLGIRQVPADLIEASRSFGASSSQMLFKVQLPVAMPTIMAGINQTLMLSLSMVVIASMIAVGGLGQMVLRGIGRLDIGLAAVGGIGIVILAVILDRITQEMGKKDKKKKNKWYEQGPVGLVYNLIKKEKKI
- the proX gene encoding glycine betaine/L-proline ABC transporter substrate-binding protein ProX; the encoded protein is MKKILIALIAIFLTSNLFGAKVTFLRTSIAEEGFQMYIAADIVKRLGYDVEITNDVSYEVAYQTIAQNAKSKDAYIMAAAWIPLHNSKIKGAGGSKKIDIIGSYIKNCAQGYLIDKKTAEKYNIKYINDLKDPKIAKLFDSNGDGKADLAGCDAGWGCEKVIEYQLDAFGLRDTVEHNQGQYSSIITDTIARYKSGKPILYYTWTPYWVSGKLVPGKDTVFLQVTHSAHPVTKSTKLPNGADYGFNVNTQDFAVNASLPKNYKDIAKLLEVMRLDVNDVSGENMLMEQGQNKEADIKRHAQMWLKSNADKVNKWIAEAKEAK
- a CDS encoding IclR family transcriptional regulator domain-containing protein, with amino-acid sequence MENEINKDIATTFLKGLSVIEAFDHENPSMTLTDVAKKVNITRSSARRFLLSLESLGYATQNDKLFSLTPKIINLGYSYFASLSWTDLAYKYVKMVVKECKLSCAVSILDGPHITCIMRVNSSKILKGGIHVGGKLPAPYTATGRLFMAEMNDKELREYLSKTPLKKYTSKTIYDPNELFEKIKSERNQPYQVIEEELEDGLLAIAAPIYDSHHKILGCMTIGTYMSEENAKYLKEYVLPMLIDAANNATEAIVLLKH
- a CDS encoding tripartite tricarboxylate transporter substrate binding protein: MKKFDYISKVIMSAVAFLTLTATVALAKYPDRPITMIVAYSAGGGTDIAARTLAPYIEKYIGTSITVINKAGAGGQIGFTELAHSKPDGYTIGFINTPNLLTIPIQRKTRYSLKDLTPIANVIYDPGAFSMLATSKIKTLKDLITYAKKNPGAVTYGTTGIGSDDHLAALQFERENGIVMTHIPFKGNNKVRAALLGGHIMMASMNISQSIDDFKDGKITIFGQMSEKKWPGAPQIPTFKEQGFNIIMGSDRGIGAPAGVDPKIISIISDAVAKAVADPEFQEKAKKQSLPLTYMNAKEFKDHLEKLQKNLQQIWDVTPWAKK
- a CDS encoding tripartite tricarboxylate transporter TctB family protein, yielding MIKKIYLEIILSISLIIICLAGLIFEVSTYSGTSSIMPYGVLTIACVLSFFWLIQSILGLKKPQLLVENVFQDSIEGKRFFIFFCITLIYVIGITLIGFFTATIIAIPIISISMEYRSLLGIATTTILFTAIIFIVFSLFLKVPLPLEIWNKLLGAS
- a CDS encoding tripartite tricarboxylate transporter permease encodes the protein MDILNHIMAAIPLVFTVEVFIAMIVGTTIGIAVGALPGLSATMGIAVLIPITFTMHPLTALGMIAGIYNGAMYGGSIPAILLRIPGTPAGVATVFDGYPMAQQGRAPLALNISLASSAIGSGFSAIALLLLAPPLASIAINFGPADYFWLALFGLTTISVLMSNNPVKGLLSACFGLVVGMVGIDFTTGDQRFVFDTTELLGGVNIIIILTGLYAIPPAIELAIKSSSADATGGLKMEQKKERFRWLSLTMVWLKSSAIGIVIGIIPALGGNVAALLAWNEQRRSDKDKSKYMNGAPEGVAAAECANNADTAATLIPAITLGIPGNAVAAVILGALLVHGLRPGPDLFTENGDIVYGFMLTMFITAILMFIIGRIGAKAYIHVLKVPSALLAPMILSLTLIGVYAVHNSMFEVGLMLCFGLIGFIMEKLSIPTAPAVLAVILGPMAEESLRRAMLISRDSVGYLFQSYISWIIITMIAITLITPIFKYFRNRSKKTIKE
- a CDS encoding RraA family protein; protein product: MNNDKLKKLENIATTLISDTRSRMTGIVGLKRIDSGFRTVGRAFTIKTRPSDNLAIYEALTKVKPGDFLIVESGNNCTNALVGELITLQLEKLGGVGIIVDGAIRDYDKLHASTTLACYARGISHKGPFKTGPGFLNVPISICGQIVNPGDIVVADDDGIVTFPEEELDAVLLAVQERIEIEEKVMDEINMTPHSMTWIQDILNVAKSTSK